The Pseudochaenichthys georgianus chromosome 24, fPseGeo1.2, whole genome shotgun sequence genome includes a region encoding these proteins:
- the LOC139433070 gene encoding uncharacterized protein — translation MLKNTGRMAVRCPICNSSYRALSKHLQRNHGVRNLDERKILLLLANGRTNIRLHPCTILGCEYHGTRLDRHLARDHVELAREELHVVQNQMKMTVAKKELYELRMTNPTIEMITAWAVDTVADDDILSQPPPLSPVNECDNPDCKEWRLEANAVRAQRDIYAAEVKSLRCKLQQRIKDKRQRMDQRAGDMPAFDGEERERVILKKRPRPESTPTRLSKSKGPSCSKSPIPACSTSPIPACSTSPIPACSKSPTGSHTHSPSSSEPASIHTEASSTSPPINSPWFRGRGRGNIMRDITFPRIMEEYLQGYREHYAGIDPPVRLQENTVSKLSRVKSFLSFMAHGFNRLSDWLFLRDLKRIRGWSRSLMKSSLQVTTSDFYIKNISHFLKYMADTPCKGSRLSQTDMILIKREVVAILKSLKRKVLIHQMQVKRDKMEGLPSHNDLMTCLTSTTTRIPQLLDVMASNPTTATRTLLYGYMTLHWSCIYGHRPGVYSNMTNAEVRKADTTGTAFGYLVHVSNHKTANAFGEAQLYLTVEEFGWMKRWLEIKGTLTCTQSRYFLYTEGKNPFRKLAYSLRLAWADVGLRSPINFTDLRTVHADNAKRFQDKGNRQRVSDFMCHNTATADKFYANNPSLKEAADIRLLFTQSLQAAAAASTAAAAAGNEDTFAGIDIDSDNSGEEHSPAPYQDSLPRHVPKRDQSLAEHNPSDMGEERVPYSAPTSPTVASDQLVNMQCVVVISPLVNTLYPV, via the exons atgctcaagaatacaggtcggatggcggtccgttgtccgatctgcaatagctcctaccgtgccctgagcaagcacctacagaggaaccatggtgtgcgtaacttggatgaaagaaaaattctgctgttgttggccaacggacggaccaacattaggctccatccctgtaccattctgggatgcgagtaccacggcacaaggctggatcgccacttggccagagaccatgttgagctggcccgggaggaactacatgtggttcaaaatcaaatgaaaatgacagtggccaagaaggagctttatgaactccgaatgacaaaccccacaatagaaatgattaccgcttgggctgttgacacggtggcagacgacgatatactgtcacaacctccacccttgtccccggtgaatgaatgtgacaacccggactgcaaagaatggaggctggaggctaacgcagtgagggctcagcgggacatatatgctgctgaggtgaaatccctgcgctgcaagttgcagcagaggataaaggacaagcgacagaggatggatcagcgggccggggacatgcccgcgttcgatggggaggaacgagagcgggtcattctgaagaaacgaccccgaccagagtcgacaccaacgaggctgtccaagtcgaaaggtccctcctgcagcaagtctcccattcctgcctgcagcacgtctcccattcccgcctgcagcacgtctcccattcccgcctgcagcaagtcccccactggctctcacacccattcacccagctcctcagagcctgcatccatccataccgaggcctcgtcaacctcccctcccataaattccccctggttccggggcaggggccggggaaatataatgcgggacataacattcccacggatcatgg aggagtatctgcaaggataccgggagcattatgcaggtatcgacccaccagtgaggctccaggaaaacacagtctccaaactaagcagagtgaagtcgttcctcagtttcatggcacacggtttcaatcgcctgtctgactggctctttttgagggatctcaagaggatacgcgggtggtcccggagcctgatgaagtcaagccttcaggtcacgacctccgacttctacatcaagaatatatcacactttctcaagtacatggccgacacaccgtgcaaggggagcaggctcagccaaacggacatgattttaatcaaacgggaagtagttgccatcctgaagtccctgaagagaaaagtacttatccaccagatgcaagtgaagcgtgacaagatggaaggtctgccgagccacaacgacctaatgacatgcttgacttcgaccaccactcgcatccctcagctcctggatgtgatggccagcaatccgactaccgcgacccggacactgctctatgggtatatgactcttcattggagctgcatttatggccaccgtccgggggtctactccaacatgaccaacgccgaggtccgaaaggcggatacaactggcactgccttcggctacctggttcat gtaagtaaccacaagacggccaacgcgttcggggaggcgcagctgtacctcaccgtagaagaatttggatggatgaagaggtggctggaaattaagggtacgctgacctgcacccagagccgttactttctgtacacagaggggaagaacccgttcaggaagcttgcctactccctgaggttggcatgggctgatgtggggctccgcagtcccattaacttcaccgacctccgcacagtccacgccgataatgcgaagaggtttcaagacaaaggcaaccgccaaagagtgagtgatttcatgtgtcacaacactgcaactgcggacaaattttacgcgaataatccttctttgaaggaggctgcggacattcggttgctcttcacacagtcacttcaagcagcggcggcggcatcgacagcagcagcagcagcgggaaatgaagacacttttgcgggtattgacatcgacagtgacaactctggagaggagcacagcccggctccctaccaagactccctaccaagacatgtcccgaagagggaccagtcactggccgaacacaacccctcagacatgggtgaagagagggtgccatactctgccccaacttcacccactgttgccagtgatcaacttgtaaatatgcagtgtgttgttgtaatcagtccccttgtaaatacgttatatcctgtttga